Proteins encoded within one genomic window of Sphingomonas sp. KRR8:
- a CDS encoding GNAT family N-acetyltransferase, which produces MSDVVNRSERHRFELDLGDGEVGFAEYRLLDGKRILFPHTVVPDGHEGHGYGTRLIEAGLEYAREHELKVIPKCPFFAAYMRKHAETRDLLDPGSAELLD; this is translated from the coding sequence ATGAGCGACGTCGTCAACCGCAGCGAACGGCATCGCTTCGAGCTCGATCTTGGCGATGGCGAGGTGGGCTTCGCCGAATACCGCCTGCTGGACGGCAAGCGCATCCTGTTCCCGCACACGGTCGTGCCGGACGGCCATGAGGGCCATGGTTATGGAACCCGGCTGATCGAAGCGGGGCTCGAATATGCCCGGGAGCATGAATTGAAGGTCATCCCCAAGTGCCCATTTTTCGCGGCCTACATGCGCAAGCATGCAGAGACCCGCGACCTCCTCGACCCAGGGTCGGCTGAACTCCTCGACTAA
- a CDS encoding autotransporter domain-containing protein, protein MSKFGRALLGASLFGLAAISAATPASAQRITRIVTFGDSYADTGNLFRLTGLNPLTFQSGIYPTGRFSGGTNYIDTLSSILNAPVENFAVGGATAVRGSSSPFDLQFEVDNFLNVGTQAPVFPNGAPSFGPNDLVTVSIGGNDARYFQQGLNNGRTLTDSINATTTQFNRVVGAGARTISVLAGNTALLPEVAADPVAQATRNTFSTSYNAAVQAQLAGFAANGVMVHYLDLTKVLGSIQTNPAAYGLANGVACPATQANVISGCKGYLFYVDALHLSSDGFAVVGQYVAAQLRAPLVLGAPINLQLDTARQFGRTLDGRVDTSAARAGVTPQGLRFFVTGNGFQRNAKATERTDRFELRGYGVTAGAEFGVGDAGLVGVAVNYDRDRANVLASGLRDKGKTLQAGVYGGIAQGGLFVQGHAGYGRTRHDINRTGVVLPITADPKGHHWIAGAKAGYLADLGGLKVGPFAAANYAKVKLDAYTETGDEALNLSVRRQSTKAFVGDLGVEARGNWDTSGVTVHPFIAASAEKLLSGDAQFIQFAQTASPTIVDSWQLADRSKKVYGRITGGASAPLGGAASLDVQLGTTVGKKEGNEVNAQLGFRLGF, encoded by the coding sequence ATGTCGAAGTTCGGCCGCGCCCTTCTGGGTGCCAGTCTGTTCGGTCTCGCCGCCATCTCCGCGGCGACGCCCGCATCGGCGCAGCGCATCACCCGTATCGTAACCTTCGGCGACAGCTATGCCGACACCGGCAACCTGTTCCGCCTGACCGGTCTCAACCCGCTGACCTTCCAGAGCGGCATCTATCCGACCGGCCGCTTTTCCGGCGGCACCAACTACATCGACACGCTGTCCAGTATCCTGAACGCTCCGGTCGAGAATTTCGCGGTTGGCGGCGCCACCGCGGTGCGCGGCAGCAGCTCGCCGTTTGACCTCCAGTTCGAGGTCGACAATTTCCTCAACGTCGGAACGCAGGCCCCGGTCTTTCCGAACGGCGCGCCGAGCTTCGGTCCAAACGACCTGGTGACGGTTTCGATTGGCGGCAACGATGCCCGCTACTTCCAGCAGGGCCTCAATAATGGTCGCACCCTGACCGACTCCATCAACGCAACCACGACCCAGTTCAACCGGGTTGTCGGCGCGGGCGCGCGGACGATCAGCGTGCTCGCCGGCAACACCGCCCTTCTTCCCGAAGTGGCCGCCGACCCCGTCGCGCAGGCTACTCGGAACACCTTCTCGACCAGCTACAACGCTGCCGTGCAGGCGCAGCTCGCCGGCTTCGCCGCCAATGGCGTGATGGTCCATTATCTCGACCTCACCAAGGTGCTTGGCAGCATTCAGACCAATCCGGCGGCCTATGGCCTCGCCAACGGCGTGGCTTGCCCGGCGACGCAGGCGAACGTGATCTCCGGCTGCAAGGGTTATTTGTTCTACGTCGACGCCCTTCACCTGAGCTCGGACGGCTTTGCGGTCGTCGGCCAATATGTCGCCGCCCAGCTGCGCGCCCCGCTGGTGCTCGGTGCACCGATCAATCTGCAGCTTGATACGGCGCGCCAGTTTGGCCGCACGCTCGATGGACGCGTCGACACCAGCGCCGCCCGCGCAGGCGTGACACCGCAGGGCCTGCGCTTCTTCGTCACTGGCAACGGCTTCCAGCGCAACGCCAAGGCGACCGAGCGCACCGACCGGTTCGAGTTGCGCGGGTACGGCGTGACGGCCGGCGCCGAGTTCGGAGTGGGTGACGCCGGTCTTGTCGGCGTGGCGGTGAACTATGACCGCGACCGCGCCAACGTCCTCGCCAGCGGCTTGCGCGACAAGGGCAAGACACTTCAGGCGGGCGTCTACGGCGGCATCGCCCAAGGTGGCCTGTTCGTCCAGGGTCACGCCGGTTACGGCCGCACGCGCCACGACATCAACCGAACTGGCGTGGTTCTGCCGATCACCGCCGATCCCAAGGGGCATCACTGGATTGCCGGTGCGAAGGCCGGCTACCTCGCCGATCTGGGCGGCCTGAAGGTCGGTCCGTTTGCGGCCGCGAATTATGCCAAGGTCAAGCTCGACGCCTATACCGAGACGGGCGACGAAGCGCTCAACCTCAGCGTTCGCCGTCAGTCGACCAAGGCGTTCGTCGGCGACCTCGGCGTGGAGGCACGCGGCAACTGGGACACCAGCGGAGTGACCGTGCATCCGTTCATCGCCGCCAGCGCCGAAAAGCTGCTGTCGGGCGACGCACAGTTCATTCAGTTCGCGCAGACCGCGTCGCCCACTATCGTGGACAGCTGGCAGCTCGCCGATCGTTCGAAGAAGGTCTACGGTCGCATCACGGGCGGTGCCAGCGCCCCGCTCGGCGGCGCCGCCAGCCTTGACGTCCAACTCGGCACGACTGTCGGCAAGAAGGAGGGCAATGAGGTCAACGCCCAACTTGGCTTCCGCCTCGGCTTCTAA
- the ruvA gene encoding Holliday junction branch migration protein RuvA: MIARLSGTLVETSADSAVLDVGGVGYLVLLSGKTLSALPSPGGDVVLLTELQVREDSMTLFAFGSAAEREAFRQLTSVQGVGGRLALAILSILSPDELARAVSAGDKAMIARASGVGPKLAQRISLELQGKLGLAAGVSGGPAPVRGGAANDALSALANLGFKPVEASTAVAAAQEELGADATLDALVRLALRKAAK, encoded by the coding sequence ATGATCGCTCGCCTCTCCGGAACCCTCGTTGAAACAAGCGCGGACAGCGCGGTCCTGGATGTGGGCGGCGTCGGCTATCTCGTGTTGCTTTCGGGCAAGACGCTGAGCGCGCTTCCCAGTCCGGGCGGCGATGTGGTCCTGCTGACCGAACTGCAGGTCCGCGAGGACAGCATGACCCTGTTCGCCTTCGGCTCTGCCGCCGAGCGGGAGGCGTTCCGGCAGTTGACCTCGGTGCAGGGCGTCGGCGGGCGACTGGCGCTAGCGATCCTGTCCATCCTCTCGCCCGACGAGCTGGCACGTGCGGTGTCCGCCGGCGACAAGGCGATGATCGCCCGGGCAAGCGGGGTGGGACCGAAGCTTGCGCAGCGGATCTCCCTGGAGCTTCAGGGCAAGCTGGGGCTGGCAGCTGGAGTGTCGGGCGGCCCCGCGCCGGTGCGCGGCGGGGCCGCGAACGACGCGCTGTCGGCACTCGCCAACCTTGGGTTCAAGCCGGTCGAGGCAAGCACGGCCGTGGCGGCGGCGCAGGAGGAGTTGGGCGCCGACGCGACCCTCGACGCGCTGGTCCGGCTGGCGCTGAGGAAGGCCGCGAAGTAG
- the ruvC gene encoding crossover junction endodeoxyribonuclease RuvC yields the protein MIVLGLDPSLSCTGWGLIRAEGNRLTHLANGQIRTRGSAPFASRLVELADTLDGLIAEHRPQAAAAEEVFVNQNPSSTLKLAQARGVALLCAARGGLEVGEYAPTLVKKAVVGTGGASKDQVHAMIARLLPGIAITGPDAADALAVAVTHAHHLASAGRGVR from the coding sequence TTGATCGTCCTGGGCCTGGACCCGTCCTTGAGCTGCACCGGCTGGGGACTTATCCGCGCCGAGGGCAACAGGCTGACACATCTCGCCAACGGGCAGATCCGGACCAGGGGATCCGCTCCGTTCGCGTCGAGACTGGTGGAACTTGCGGACACGCTTGACGGGCTGATCGCGGAACATCGCCCGCAGGCAGCGGCCGCGGAAGAAGTGTTCGTAAACCAGAACCCCTCCTCCACCCTGAAGCTCGCACAGGCCCGCGGCGTGGCGCTGCTGTGCGCGGCGCGCGGAGGGCTGGAGGTGGGCGAATATGCGCCGACACTCGTAAAGAAGGCGGTGGTCGGCACCGGCGGCGCATCGAAGGATCAGGTCCACGCGATGATTGCGCGGCTGCTACCGGGAATTGCGATCACGGGGCCTGACGCGGCGGACGCGCTGGCCGTGGCGGTCACCCATGCGCACCATCTTGCAAGTGCCGGGCGCGGCGTGCGCTAA
- a CDS encoding DUF3147 family protein, with product MWWLAVKALVSGAIVAAVSEIAKRYPGFGALVASLPLVSVLGMLWLWNDKPDAANMAAHAQATFWFVLPSLPMFLVIPVLLRGGMNFYLSLALGCALTVLLYLLMVWAGPRFGLKL from the coding sequence ATGTGGTGGCTGGCGGTCAAGGCGCTGGTGAGCGGCGCGATCGTCGCCGCCGTGTCGGAGATCGCCAAGCGCTATCCGGGGTTCGGTGCGCTGGTCGCCTCGCTGCCGCTGGTGTCGGTGCTCGGCATGCTGTGGCTGTGGAACGACAAGCCCGACGCGGCGAACATGGCGGCGCATGCCCAGGCGACCTTCTGGTTCGTGCTGCCGAGCCTGCCGATGTTCCTGGTCATCCCCGTCCTGCTGCGCGGCGGGATGAACTTCTACCTGAGCCTGGCGCTCGGCTGCGCACTGACCGTCCTGCTATACCTGCTGATGGTGTGGGCCGGGCCGAGGTTCGGGCTCAAGCTTTGA
- a CDS encoding YebC/PmpR family DNA-binding transcriptional regulator, producing the protein MAGHSKFKNIMHRKGAQDKKRSAMFSKLSREITVAAKSGLPDPDMNARLRAAVLAAKAQSMPKDNIQRSIDKASSGEAENYEEIRYEGFGPGGVSLIVEALSDNRNRTATNVRTAFSKNGGNLGASGSVSHGFDRLGLVEYPASAGDNDKVFEAAIEAGADDVESDEDGHRIWTAQDSLHEVAKALEGSLGEPESSKLAWRPQTPVEVGEDDAGQLMKLIDTLEEDDDVQTVWGNYEISDAVAEKLG; encoded by the coding sequence ATGGCAGGCCATTCCAAATTCAAGAACATCATGCATCGCAAGGGCGCACAGGACAAGAAGCGCTCGGCGATGTTCAGCAAGCTCAGCCGCGAGATCACGGTGGCCGCCAAGTCCGGCCTGCCCGATCCGGACATGAACGCGCGCCTGCGCGCGGCGGTGCTCGCGGCCAAGGCGCAGTCCATGCCCAAGGACAACATCCAGCGATCGATCGATAAAGCGTCCAGCGGTGAGGCCGAGAATTACGAAGAGATTCGCTATGAGGGTTTCGGTCCCGGCGGCGTCTCGCTGATCGTCGAGGCGTTGTCCGACAACCGCAACCGCACCGCGACGAACGTCCGCACCGCATTCAGCAAGAATGGCGGCAACCTTGGCGCGAGCGGGTCGGTAAGCCACGGCTTCGACCGCCTCGGGCTGGTCGAATATCCGGCGTCGGCGGGCGACAATGACAAGGTGTTCGAGGCGGCGATCGAGGCTGGCGCCGACGATGTCGAGAGCGACGAGGACGGCCACCGCATCTGGACCGCGCAGGACAGCCTGCACGAGGTCGCCAAGGCGCTCGAGGGCAGCCTGGGCGAGCCTGAATCGTCCAAGCTCGCCTGGCGGCCGCAGACCCCGGTCGAAGTCGGTGAGGACGATGCCGGCCAGCTGATGAAGCTGATCGACACACTCGAGGAAGACGACGACGTCCAGACGGTGTGGGGTAATTACGAGATCAGCGACGCGGTGGCCGAGAAGCTCGGCTGA
- a CDS encoding CPBP family glutamic-type intramembrane protease produces MSERSTSVGPVGRLVPEVWRDWFAFLRAPSLHTPRERFGLVAVRAVLWLLVLGVLVDLPLASLLGWLSKRATLATPQLEQLTRNGPAFTLLLGALMAPLMEEVLFRSWLDGKRRHITFFLMVLLTFGVFWKFGAMDQPLLAIGLALVLLLVGAALVWRADRTVPQWFVRLFPAIFYLQAIAFAGSHFSNYPLDRPWLLVPFVLPQLVAGLIFGFARVRYGMWANLTLHASSNAFFLALTLAGGS; encoded by the coding sequence ATGAGTGAGCGATCGACAAGCGTGGGGCCCGTCGGCAGGCTCGTTCCCGAGGTCTGGCGTGACTGGTTCGCCTTCCTTCGAGCGCCCTCCCTCCACACCCCCCGCGAGCGTTTCGGATTGGTGGCCGTCCGGGCCGTGCTTTGGCTGCTGGTGCTCGGCGTGCTCGTCGATCTGCCGCTTGCTTCGCTGCTTGGCTGGCTGAGCAAGCGCGCCACTCTGGCGACGCCGCAGCTGGAGCAGCTGACCAGGAACGGCCCGGCGTTCACGCTGCTCCTCGGAGCGCTGATGGCGCCGCTGATGGAGGAAGTGCTGTTCCGCTCATGGCTCGACGGCAAGCGCCGGCACATCACCTTCTTCCTGATGGTGCTGCTGACTTTTGGCGTGTTCTGGAAGTTCGGCGCGATGGACCAGCCACTGCTCGCAATCGGACTGGCGCTCGTCCTGCTGCTGGTCGGCGCGGCGCTCGTCTGGCGTGCCGACAGAACGGTTCCGCAGTGGTTCGTGCGCTTGTTCCCGGCGATATTCTACCTTCAGGCGATCGCGTTCGCGGGCTCGCATTTCAGCAACTACCCGCTGGATCGGCCCTGGCTGCTGGTGCCCTTTGTCCTGCCGCAGCTGGTAGCCGGACTGATCTTCGGCTTCGCCCGCGTGCGCTACGGAATGTGGGCCAACCTTACGCTGCACGCCAGCAGCAACGCCTTCTTCCTGGCGTTGACACTGGCGGGAGGCAGCTAA
- a CDS encoding DUF2312 domain-containing protein gives MADGNVSAEQLRLFIERIERLEEEKKGIADDIKDVYGEAKATGYDTKTMRTIVRLRKMEKNARDEQDALLETYRNALGLH, from the coding sequence ATGGCGGACGGCAACGTCTCGGCGGAACAGCTGCGGCTGTTCATTGAGCGCATCGAGCGGCTCGAGGAAGAGAAGAAGGGCATCGCTGACGACATCAAGGACGTCTACGGCGAGGCCAAGGCGACCGGCTACGACACCAAGACGATGCGAACCATCGTTCGCCTGCGGAAGATGGAAAAGAACGCACGTGATGAACAGGACGCTCTGCTGGAAACCTACCGCAACGCCCTGGGCCTCCACTAG
- the pyk gene encoding pyruvate kinase: MVQAVGPRGRKVRILATLGPASDTREMIAKLMAAGADAFRINMSHGDQAAKIKLVQAIRSLEEQTRRPSTILFDLQGPKLRVGRFAGGGVEVPTGSRFLLDRSSEPGTPERVELPHAELFEAVGEGDRLLIDDGKVRLRVSAVTPDRIETIVEVGGRISDNKGVNVPDVLVPIPALTEKDRSDLQFALDQGADFIALSFVQRAEDVEEARALIGDKAALMVKIEKPAAIERLEGILAHADAAMVARGDLGVELPPEAVPALQKQIVARCRELGKPVIVATQMLESMIHSPTATRAEVSDVANAIYDGADAVMLSAESAAGDYPCEAVQMMDRIGRSVEADPGYAARVHFTATPAEPTTADALSESAGSIANTVPIAAMVCYTSTGSTARRIARERGPVPLLVMTASKTVARRMGLVWGVHAVNTRDVSSFEEMVAKAKRMALRTKLAGGGQRLVILAGIPFGKTGSTNVMHVAQLVGDELDDYAGA, translated from the coding sequence TTGGTACAGGCGGTCGGCCCGCGCGGGCGCAAGGTCCGAATCCTCGCGACACTGGGGCCAGCGAGCGACACCCGCGAGATGATCGCCAAGTTGATGGCGGCCGGCGCTGACGCGTTCCGAATCAACATGAGCCACGGCGACCAGGCCGCCAAGATCAAGCTGGTTCAGGCGATCCGCAGCCTCGAGGAGCAGACCCGGCGTCCCTCCACTATCCTGTTCGACCTTCAGGGACCCAAGCTGCGCGTCGGCCGCTTCGCTGGCGGCGGAGTGGAGGTCCCGACCGGAAGCCGCTTCCTGCTCGACCGGTCGAGCGAGCCGGGCACCCCCGAGCGGGTGGAGCTGCCCCACGCGGAACTGTTCGAGGCAGTGGGCGAGGGCGACCGGCTGCTGATCGACGACGGAAAGGTCCGCCTGCGGGTCTCCGCCGTCACGCCCGACCGGATCGAGACCATCGTCGAGGTCGGCGGACGAATCAGCGACAACAAGGGCGTCAATGTGCCCGACGTCCTGGTGCCGATCCCGGCACTGACCGAGAAGGACCGCAGCGACCTTCAGTTCGCGCTCGACCAGGGCGCCGACTTTATTGCGCTGTCGTTCGTCCAGCGGGCCGAGGACGTGGAGGAAGCGCGCGCGCTGATCGGCGACAAGGCCGCGCTGATGGTCAAAATCGAGAAGCCCGCCGCCATTGAGCGGCTCGAAGGCATCCTCGCCCACGCCGACGCGGCGATGGTCGCGCGCGGCGACCTGGGCGTCGAGCTTCCGCCCGAAGCCGTACCGGCACTGCAGAAGCAGATCGTTGCCCGCTGCCGTGAGCTCGGAAAGCCGGTGATCGTCGCCACCCAGATGCTGGAAAGCATGATCCACTCGCCGACCGCCACCCGCGCTGAAGTCAGCGACGTCGCCAATGCCATCTACGATGGTGCCGACGCAGTGATGTTGTCGGCGGAGAGCGCCGCGGGCGATTATCCGTGCGAGGCGGTGCAGATGATGGATCGCATCGGTCGCTCGGTTGAAGCCGATCCGGGCTATGCCGCCCGCGTCCACTTCACGGCTACCCCAGCCGAGCCGACCACCGCCGACGCCCTGTCGGAAAGCGCGGGAAGCATTGCCAACACGGTCCCGATCGCGGCGATGGTCTGCTACACCAGCACCGGCTCGACCGCCCGACGCATCGCTCGCGAACGTGGGCCCGTGCCGCTGCTGGTGATGACCGCGAGCAAGACCGTTGCCCGCCGCATGGGCCTCGTCTGGGGCGTGCATGCCGTCAACACGCGCGACGTTTCCAGCTTCGAAGAAATGGTCGCCAAGGCCAAGCGGATGGCGTTGCGAACGAAGCTCGCCGGCGGTGGCCAGCGGTTGGTGATCCTCGCCGGCATTCCCTTCGGCAAGACCGGCTCCACCAACGTCATGCACGTGGCACAGCTGGTCGGGGACGAGCTGGACGATTACGCAGGGGCCTGA
- a CDS encoding NAD(P)H-hydrate dehydratase, which translates to MSVTELDAALLAKHPLPAVGQGDKDQHGAILIIAGSRDVAGAALLTAMGAMRAGAGRLQIATVRSAASGLAFTMPEAMVVGFEEDADGGFVGSANDRLARLAGKADAVVAGPGLQQTDACAALAAALLKNGNRLALDAALLHALPARTADAKAAEIPPILLPHAGEMASLLECETAEVEADPLGAGLRCAKRYDAVTLVKGVQSHVVTPDGRAFRYRGGGPGLGVSGSGDMLAGIVGGLLARGAAPLTALLWGVWCHGEAGRQLGERIGTLGYLARELADEVPALLFPVQAPA; encoded by the coding sequence GTGAGCGTCACGGAACTCGACGCGGCGCTGCTGGCCAAGCATCCGCTGCCTGCGGTTGGGCAGGGCGACAAGGACCAGCATGGCGCGATTCTGATCATCGCCGGCAGCCGCGACGTGGCCGGCGCGGCACTGCTCACGGCGATGGGCGCGATGCGGGCGGGAGCCGGCCGACTGCAGATCGCGACCGTCCGCAGCGCGGCGAGCGGCCTTGCCTTCACCATGCCCGAGGCGATGGTGGTCGGCTTCGAGGAGGACGCCGACGGCGGTTTCGTAGGCTCCGCCAACGACAGGCTGGCGCGCCTGGCGGGCAAGGCGGATGCCGTGGTCGCCGGGCCGGGGTTGCAGCAAACCGATGCCTGCGCCGCGCTGGCGGCCGCGCTGCTCAAGAACGGCAATCGGTTGGCGCTCGATGCCGCGCTGCTTCACGCACTGCCGGCCCGCACGGCGGATGCCAAAGCCGCCGAGATCCCGCCCATCCTGCTGCCGCATGCGGGTGAGATGGCCAGCCTGCTCGAATGTGAGACGGCCGAGGTCGAGGCCGACCCGCTCGGCGCCGGACTGCGGTGCGCGAAACGCTATGACGCAGTGACCCTGGTCAAGGGCGTCCAGAGCCATGTGGTCACGCCGGACGGCCGCGCCTTTCGGTACCGCGGTGGCGGGCCGGGGCTTGGCGTCTCAGGCTCGGGCGACATGCTGGCCGGCATTGTCGGCGGGCTGCTGGCGCGCGGCGCCGCGCCGCTTACCGCACTGCTTTGGGGCGTCTGGTGCCACGGTGAGGCGGGACGCCAGCTGGGCGAAAGGATTGGCACCCTCGGCTACCTGGCGCGCGAGCTGGCGGACGAAGTGCCCGCCTTGCTCTTTCCGGTTCAGGCCCCTGCGTAA
- a CDS encoding histidine phosphatase family protein has product MQVSHWPARLWLVRHGQSQGNVARDHADARGLAEIGIDIRDVDVPLSDLGHEQAQATGRWFAALPDEQRPEVILSSPYLRARQTARHICEAGGLAGGKSRTVVDERLREREFGVFDGLTTLGIRERFPEEAAHRTRLGKFYHRPPGGESWADVILRLRSAMNSINLHYPDRRVLIVCHQVVVLCMRYILEELDEPTILKIDRQSEVLNCGICAFDFQPAELDSVPKLSLWNQAAPLELERAPITSEPDKMTGTR; this is encoded by the coding sequence ATGCAGGTATCGCACTGGCCGGCCCGCTTGTGGCTGGTCCGCCACGGCCAGAGTCAGGGCAACGTCGCTCGTGACCATGCCGACGCGCGCGGACTGGCGGAGATTGGCATCGACATTCGTGATGTCGATGTGCCGCTCAGCGACCTCGGCCATGAGCAGGCGCAGGCGACCGGCCGCTGGTTCGCGGCGTTGCCCGACGAGCAGCGGCCCGAAGTGATCCTGTCCTCACCCTATCTTCGCGCGCGCCAGACCGCTCGCCACATCTGCGAAGCGGGCGGACTTGCCGGCGGCAAGTCTCGCACCGTCGTCGACGAGCGCCTGCGCGAGCGGGAGTTCGGCGTGTTCGACGGGCTCACGACGCTCGGCATTCGGGAGCGCTTTCCAGAGGAAGCGGCACACCGGACGAGGCTTGGCAAATTCTACCACCGGCCTCCGGGTGGGGAGAGCTGGGCCGACGTCATCCTGCGGCTGCGCTCGGCGATGAACTCTATCAACCTTCATTATCCGGACCGGCGTGTGCTGATCGTCTGCCATCAGGTCGTGGTGCTGTGCATGCGCTACATCCTCGAGGAGCTGGACGAGCCCACCATCCTCAAGATCGACCGGCAGTCCGAGGTCCTCAACTGTGGGATATGCGCGTTCGATTTCCAGCCGGCCGAGCTCGATTCCGTGCCAAAGCTGTCGTTGTGGAATCAGGCTGCCCCGCTGGAGCTGGAGCGCGCGCCGATCACCAGCGAACCCGACAAGATGACCGGAACGAGGTGA
- a CDS encoding family 1 glycosylhydrolase gives MQSRETSTTPLELWGGVECTVVRIGDEYRDQLVETGHAYRMADLDEIARLGIRTVRYPIVWERVVGDHPDKLDFSWHDERLRRLRDLGVKVIGGLVHHGSGPRFTSLLDPDFPAKLGHYAAKVAERYPWIDRWTPVNEPLTTARFSCLYGHWYPHTKDWGAFMRALVLECAGSLLAMRAIRAVNPGALHVTTEDMGKTFATPALQHQANHENERRWLSMDLLAGRVGASHPFRETLERHADRKLLDLLATGEAAPDIIGINHYLTSERYLDERVDLYPNVEPGTNGRDTYVDLEAVRMPHLAEEVGPAARLREVWERYGIPLAITEVHHGCTREEQVRWLQQVWQAAEQVRSEGADVRAVTIWSLFGNVDWRSLITRREGIYDVGAFDTRGGKPRPTMVARAAASLATGGKVEHPIIHGKGWWQRPERFYIGASACEPAAFGHHPVLITGATGTLGQAFGRICTHRGLQHVVTDRATLDVTDAASIDEALDRLRPWAVINTAGFVRVPEAEHQPDDCFRINTTGPELLAAACHKRGIPFVTFSSDLVFDGQKGEAYLEPDPTSPACVYGRSKADAEQRVMTIDPRALIIRTSAFFGPWDRYNFLHDTLGRLHRGEEVLASDNSMVSPTYVPDLVHATLDLLLDGEQGIWHLANEGSVSWHGLARDIAGRAGMSPRKIVDSAGPRADNTLATSRGQLLRPLESALTDFMLHAETLPGR, from the coding sequence ATGCAGAGCCGAGAAACCAGCACCACCCCGCTCGAACTCTGGGGCGGGGTGGAGTGCACGGTCGTCCGGATCGGCGATGAATACCGCGATCAGCTGGTGGAGACCGGTCACGCCTACCGCATGGCCGACCTGGACGAGATCGCCAGGCTCGGAATCCGCACCGTCCGTTACCCGATCGTGTGGGAACGCGTGGTCGGCGACCATCCGGATAAGCTCGACTTCAGCTGGCACGACGAGCGGCTGCGGCGCCTCCGCGACCTTGGGGTCAAGGTCATCGGCGGGCTCGTCCACCATGGCTCGGGGCCGCGCTTCACCAGCCTGCTTGATCCCGACTTCCCGGCCAAGCTCGGCCATTATGCGGCCAAGGTGGCGGAGCGCTACCCGTGGATTGATCGCTGGACCCCAGTCAACGAGCCGCTGACCACCGCGCGCTTTTCCTGCCTCTACGGCCACTGGTATCCGCACACCAAGGATTGGGGCGCCTTCATGCGCGCCCTGGTGCTGGAATGCGCCGGTTCGCTGCTGGCCATGCGCGCCATCCGCGCGGTGAATCCGGGCGCGCTGCATGTCACCACCGAGGACATGGGCAAGACCTTCGCCACGCCCGCGCTGCAGCATCAGGCGAACCACGAAAATGAGCGGCGCTGGCTCAGCATGGACCTGCTCGCCGGCAGGGTCGGCGCTTCGCACCCTTTTCGCGAGACACTCGAGCGTCATGCCGATCGCAAGCTGCTCGACCTGCTTGCCACCGGCGAGGCAGCGCCCGACATCATCGGCATCAATCATTACCTGACGAGCGAACGCTACCTCGACGAGCGGGTGGACCTCTATCCCAACGTCGAACCCGGCACGAACGGGCGTGACACCTATGTCGACCTTGAAGCAGTGCGAATGCCGCACCTGGCGGAGGAGGTCGGGCCCGCCGCGCGTTTGCGCGAAGTGTGGGAGCGCTATGGCATCCCGCTGGCGATCACCGAGGTTCACCACGGCTGCACCCGTGAAGAGCAGGTGCGCTGGCTGCAGCAAGTGTGGCAAGCGGCCGAACAGGTGCGAAGCGAAGGCGCCGACGTGCGTGCGGTCACGATCTGGTCGCTGTTCGGCAATGTCGACTGGCGCTCGCTGATTACCCGTCGCGAAGGCATCTACGACGTCGGCGCGTTCGACACCCGCGGCGGCAAGCCCCGGCCGACGATGGTTGCGCGGGCAGCGGCGAGCCTTGCGACAGGCGGCAAGGTCGAGCACCCGATCATCCACGGCAAGGGCTGGTGGCAGCGTCCCGAGCGCTTCTACATCGGTGCGTCCGCCTGCGAGCCAGCGGCCTTTGGTCACCACCCGGTGCTGATCACCGGAGCGACCGGCACGCTAGGGCAGGCGTTTGGCCGGATCTGCACCCACCGCGGCCTGCAGCACGTCGTCACCGATCGCGCCACGCTCGACGTCACCGATGCGGCCTCGATCGACGAGGCACTCGACCGCCTTCGGCCGTGGGCGGTGATCAACACCGCCGGCTTCGTCCGGGTGCCGGAAGCCGAGCACCAGCCCGACGATTGCTTTCGGATCAACACGACCGGCCCTGAGCTGCTGGCCGCCGCCTGCCACAAGCGCGGAATCCCGTTCGTCACTTTCTCCAGCGACCTAGTGTTCGATGGCCAAAAGGGCGAGGCGTACCTTGAGCCCGATCCCACCAGCCCGGCCTGCGTCTACGGGCGCAGCAAGGCCGATGCGGAGCAGCGGGTGATGACCATCGACCCGCGTGCGCTGATCATCCGGACCAGCGCCTTCTTCGGGCCATGGGACCGCTACAACTTTCTCCACGACACGCTGGGCCGGCTGCACCGCGGCGAAGAAGTGCTCGCCAGCGACAACAGCATGGTCAGCCCGACCTACGTCCCTGACCTCGTCCACGCGACGCTCGACCTGCTGCTCGATGGCGAGCAGGGCATCTGGCACCTGGCGAACGAAGGCAGCGTCAGCTGGCACGGCCTCGCCCGCGACATCGCGGGCCGGGCTGGCATGAGCCCGCGCAAGATCGTCGACAGCGCGGGACCCCGAGCGGACAACACGCTCGCCACCAGTCGCGGGCAGTTGCTGCGGCCACTCGAATCGGCGCTGACCGACTTCATGCTCCACGCCGAGACGCTGCCTGGGCGCTAG